TCCTAATCCGAATTTAATGATGGTATTCGGTTCAATTTTTCTTTTATTCAACCAAATCCAAAGAAGTCCGATTAATGGAGCAAGGAAAATGATGAAAAATGCACCTCCTGAATTATTAACCCCGTTGGGATCTAATCCAAAAAGGTCTTTGTTTAGGTTTTTTGCTGCAAAAATGCTTAAAGAACCTCCACTTTGCTCATAAATTCCCCAGAATATAATTGAGAAAATAATGAAAACTAAGGCTGCCCAAAGTTTCTTACGCTCTGCAGCTGTTACCTTAGACATTTCATAGAATAAATAGATTAATGTTAATGGTCCAATAGTCCACATAAAATAATCGGTATATTCTGTTTTAGCTACCATGGTCATGATAATTGGAACAAAAACCAGAGATAAAACATATACTCCGTATTCTTTCCATTTTGGAATGGGTGCTGATTTTGTTTCTGCTAAAGGATGTCCCGGCTGAAGTCCAATTGTACCTAATGTTCTTTGAGTAAAGACAAAATTGATCAAACTGATGACCATTACGATTGAAGCTAATCCGAATGCAATATGCCATCTCATTTCTTCAGCGATGATATTACTTAAAAATTCACCTTTACCAATCGCAATACAAAGATATCCTCCTAATAGCGCACCAAGATTAATTCCTGCATAAAAAAGTGAAAATCCGGCATCTGCTCTTGAATCATTTGGCTTGTAAAGCTGGCCTACCATGGATGAAATATTCGGTTTGAAGAAACCTGTTCCCACTACGGTAAATGCAATCCCCAGAAAAAAGTATTTGTGTGGATCTGTAGCCAGAATTAAGCTTCCGACAATCATCAGAAGTCCACCCCAGAAAAGGGATTTTCTGAAACCTAGAATTTTATCTGCAAAAAGTCCACCTATAAAGGTAAAGGCATATACGAAGGCCTGCGTGGCTCCATATTGAAGGTTAGCTTCTTTTTCATGGAAGTTTAGCTGGGAGATCATGAAGAATACCAGCATACCGCGCATTCCGTAGAAACAGAAACGTTCCCACATTTCAGAGAAAAAAAGACTCCAGATTTGTCTAGGGTATTTTCCTTTGAAATTTTGTATTTCATCTAAAGTTAAGCTCATAATGATATATGATTGTTTTAATTAAGGGTTTTTATTATCCTGATCCAGTTCAAAACGAATTCTGTCCTGATCGATGATTTATTTTTAATTCTTATTTTTTTTGGAGGTACAGCAGATATTTGCTGGTGAATATTTTTAGAGGACAGAGTGCTTATCTTTTCCAGAATATAACCGAGCTCTGTCTTTGTCTGCACTTTATATTATCCTGAGTTGAAAGCAATCAATAATGAGCCATCCGCCATCTTAAAAATTTTTTCACGCGATTGCCTAATAATTTCCTTTACGGATTGGAATAAAGAATCTTCGGGAATTTTCATCATACGAAAATAAAAAAAACCTCTGACTTAGCAGAGGTTTTATTCATATTTTGTTAATGCAATTAGTTTACACCGTGCATCATTTTCTTTAAGATAGGTGAAAGTAAGCCTAAGATTACAGACGCAATACCACAAAGTACAACGAATACCATGAAGAATTCAAATAAGTTGTGAATTTCAAATCCTACAAAAGTAGGGTTATGTAATGGTAGCTGAGCTTTTTCAAATGCAGCAACCTGTTCAGTAGTTAAAGTTACTTTTTTATCCAAAACATCCTGTAGGTTTACTCCAATTTCCTGTGCTTTTTTAAATTTATCACCTGTTGCAGGGATAAGTGCTCCTAATGAACCTGCCAAGGCATATCCTGCAGCATTAGAGATAAAGAAAACACCATATAATAATGAAGCGAATCTTTTTGGAGCTAATTTACCCACCAATGATAATCCGATTGGAGATAAACAAAGCTCACCACAAGTTTGGATGAAGTATAAAAGCATTAGCCATTTGATTGCTAATAAACCTGAACTTCCAAGATCTTTTACATTGTGTGCAATGATGAAATAAGAAAGAGCAATTACAGCAAGACCAATAGCTTGTTTAAGAGGAGATACAGGTTCTTTTCCGTTCGCTCTTAATTTATCCCACATTAAACTGAAAGGAAAAGCTAGTAAAACTACGAAAATACCATTGAAGATCTGAACCATTGAAGGTGGCATATTCCATCCGAAAATGTTTCTGTCTGTCTGGTTATCTGCAATGAATGTTAATGAAGATCCTGCCTGTTCGAAAGCCGCCCAGAAAAAGATAATGAAGAACGAAACGATATAGATTACCCAGATTCTTTGTCTTTCAATTTTATTTTCTGCAGAAGACATAATCAGGAATGCTAGGGAAATACCTGCTGCGTAGATGAATGGATAGATGATTCCTTTAATCATTTGTCCCATTTCCACTGAGTTAAATCCAAGTTCTCCTACCAATAAGTATCTGAATACAAAGAAAAGAACAACAAATATACCTACTGTAGCTGCCAAGAAACCACCTGAGAATTTTGCTGTTTGAGATTCTCCCTCTTCAAAATCTGCAGTTGAGTTATTTTTTGGAAGTCCACCAATAGGTCTTCCTTCCGGTGTTACTACATATTTGTTTTTAAGGATAAAGAATGTTACAGTTCCAATTACCATTGCAATTGAAGCCGCTAAGAAACCCCATTTGAACGCGAAAATATCTCTTACTCCGGTTGTAGCATCTTTTACATCTCCTACATATGGACAGATAAATTGACCTAAAAATGCTCCAATATTAATCCCCATATAGAAAATAGTGAAAGCAGAATCCAGTTTAGATTTCTCCTGTTTTGGATAAAGACTTCCTACCATTGAGGAAATATTTGGCTTAAAGAATCCATTACCAAAAATAATAACGAATAAAGCCAGCCACATAATAAGTTTAGCACTTCCAATGTCTGCGGAGAAAGTAGAGGCACTAATAAATAATAAAAACTGACCAATCGCCATTAAAGATCCTCCAACGATGATCGCAAATCTGTTTCCAATATATTTATCAGCAATAAATCCTCCCAAAAGAGGTGTTAAATAACATAACGCTAGAAATCCACCATAGATGATCGCCGCATCAGCTTCTTTTATCAATAAGGAATTTACCATAAAGAGCGTCAAAAGTGCTCTCATTCCATAAAAGTTGAAACGCTCCCACATTTCCGTGCCGAACAGAACCCATAACCCTTTCGGATGTCTGGAGCTCTTATTCTCTACAAATTCATCCGGTTTCGGACTCAATGCTTCAATATTATCCATTTCTATTGTTAATTTTTGTTAAGACTGACAAATATAGTTTATTTTGGGTTTTTGGCAAGGTTTTAATTTTATTTTTAAATAAAAAAGCTGCGGAACCATTCCGCAGCTTGTTATTCGTTATAATAGTAAGGATTAGTGTCCTTTTTCTTTCATAATTTTATTCAATCTTTTTAACATTGAAAGGCCTAATAATGTAGCAAATATTAACAAAGCGAAATTGACAAGGAAATAATTCGTTTTGTTTTCGTAGCTATACCAAGTACTCGCCAGAATTCCCGAAAGTTTATTACCCACAGAATTCGCAAGGAAAAATCCACCCATCATTAAGGCTGTAATTCTAGCAGGAGAAAGCTTAGAAACGAAGGAAAGTCCCATTGGAGAAAGACATAATTCCCCAATTGTAATGACTCCGTAACTGGCTACCAGCCATAAAGGAGAGACTTTTATTGACCCGTTTTCTCCGGCCATTACTGCTAAAACCATGACAAGACATGATAATCCTGAAATGAAGAGTCCTAAAACAATCTTGGTTGGCGTTAAAGGTTCTTTTCCTTTTCTTCTTAACAGCGCCCAGAATCCAACTATAACAGGAGTGAGTGCAATTACCCAGAATGGATTAATGGATTGGAATAATTCGGTATTGTATAGATATACCTTATTTTCAGGATTTTTCTCTAGAACAGCACGCTGCTCAGGAGAAATGTTTTTAAAGTAAACATCTTTTCCGGTTTCTTTTTTGGTATCTCCGTTGTCATCCTTTTGAGATCGGAACTGATTATCATAAACTGGAGTTTCTTTGTCTTCGTAGCTCTTACCCTCCACCATATAAATACCTTCCAAGGGTTTTTCAAGAGAAGCAGGAACACTTCTGTCTGTATAATAATTAGCCCATCTTGTTAATGCAGTACCATTCTGCTTGAAGACTGCCCAGAAGAACATACTGATCAGGAATACAGAAAGTAATGCACCAATAGATGCTTTTTCATCAGGCTTAGCTTTAAAGTAAAGTGAAGCATAAAAATAAATAACAGGAATACATGCAAAAATAAAGGCATCTGTACTGTCGCTTCCAAAGATGTTATTAGGTATAAACCAACCAATTCCTCCAGCTACGATAGCAGGAACAAATACTTTAAGCATAATTTCAGAAAGTTTTGTGTCTCCTTCCTGTACAGGCTTCATTTGTGCTGCATGGATATAGTGTTTTCTTCCGATCGTAAAAATAACCATACCAATCAGCATTCCAACTCCGGCAGTAATGAAAGCTTCACCCCAACCGAATTTATTACGCATAAATGCAGCAATAATGTTACAGATAAATGCCCCAATGTTGATTCCCATATAGAAAATATTGTATCCGGAATCTTTGTTGGCTTTATAAGGTTCTTCAGAATAAAGGTTTCCTAAAAGAGTAGAAATGGTAGGCTTAAAGAAACCGTTTCCAATAATAATTAATGCAAGGGAAGCATAAAATAAAGGTAAATCCTTGAAAACACCCATTCCTATATATCCGGCAGCCATTAAGAAACCTCCAAGATAAATAGATTTAATATATCCTAAAACTCTGTCTGCCAGAAAACCACCAATAAATGGCGTAAGGTATGTTAGTGCAATATAAGTTCCAAAAATATCGTCAGCAGTTTTGTCAGGTAATCCCAGACCACCTTTCATTCCGGTAGGCTCTATCACATACAAAACAAAGATTCCAAGAATCAGGTAGTACCCGAAACGCTCCCACATTTCTGTAAAAAAGAGAAAAGGCAGCCCTTTAGGATGTTTAGTCTTCATATATTCAAATTTCAATTCCCCCAAAAATAAGTTTTTAATTTCAATTGATAAAATAAATAATAAAGAGGTAAATGATTAATGAAATAAATAAAAATCCCTTTCAAAAAATTGAAAGGGATGTATCATTTTAATCGGCGATATGATTATAAGTTACTCAGGATAAAATCTGTCATTTTCTGATACAGCTGTGGCCTGGTTTGTCCACCATAGATTCCGTGGTTTTTATCTGGATAAGCCATGAAATCAAACTGTTTTTTATTTTGAATCAAAGCTTCAGATAATTCCATAGAGTTTTGGAAATGTACATTATCATCAGCAGTTCCGTGGATTAGGAGGAATTTTCCTTTCAATAAATTGGCGTATTCAGTAGGAGAGTTTTTGTCATATCCATCAGGGTTTTCCTGAGGCGTTCTCATGAATCTTTCCGTGTATACTGAGTCATAATATCTCCAGTTGGTTACGGGAGCTACTGCTATACCCATTTTGAAAACATCGGCACCCTTTGTCATTGCTAAACTGGTCATGTAGCCACCAAAGCTCCATCCGAACATTCCGATTCTTCCTTTATCAATATAAGATTGGTTTCCGAACCATTTTGCTGCTGTGATCTGGTCTTCAATTTCATATTTTCCAAGGTTCATATACGTAACTTTCTTGTATTTTGCTCCTTTATAACCAGTTCCACGCCCATCTACACAAGCAACAATATACCCTTTTTGTACAAGGTGATTGAACCACATGGCATTACCATTGTCCCAAGAGTTAGCAACCTGTTGAGACCCCGGACCAGAATACTGGAACATAAATAATGGATACTTTTTGTTAGGATCAAAATTTTTAGGCTTCATTACCCATGCATTCATTTGATCACCTACCGCATTAGGAATGGTAATGAATTCCTTTTCAACAAAATTATCAGACTTTAATTTCTGAAGCTGATCATTGTTATTTTGAAGTTCCTTTACTGTTTTCCCACTTCCATCTTTTAAAACATAGGTATATGGTTTTGCCGCAGTAGAAGATGTTTCAATGAAATAATTATAGTTTTTGCTGAAATTGGCAGAATTATTTCCCTCAGCATTAGAAATAAGCTGAGACTTGCCACTTTCGATATTTACTTTAGAAACAACCTTATTGATGCTTCCTTTTTCTGTAGTCTGAACATAAATTTCTTTGGATTTTGGATTGAATCCATAGTAATCTGTTACCTCCCAGTTTCCTTTAGTAATCTGTTTCTTTAGTTTGCCATCCTTGTCATACCAATATAAATGACGATTTCCGTCTCTCTCGGAAGCCCAAAGGAAAGAATCATCCTCAAGGAACTCCATTGTTGGGCTGTCTGTATCAATCCATTTATCATCTGTTTCAGTAAATAATTTCTGAACACCCCCTGTTTTAGTATTTACCTTTAAAATATCTGAAGCATTTTGAATTCTTTCGGAAGTAATCAAAACAACCTCATCAGGCTTTGCGGTTTGCAAAACATTAGGAATGTAATAATTTTTGAATGAACCCAGATTCAACTGCATCGTTTTTCCAGTATCTAGACGGTATAATTGTGCAGAAACTATTGAGTTCTTTTCTCCTGCTTTAGGATATTTATAACGCATTTCTCCCGGATAAAGATTTTTTCCGTAGATAGGAATATAAATCTCAGGAACCTGGCTTTCATCAGATTTTACAAATACAATGGCATCTGAATTTTTAGTCCATTCATACTGTCTTGCATGCCCAAACTCTTCTTCATACACCCAGTCTGCCAAGCCATTGATGATTGCATTTTTCTTCCCGTCATTACTTATTTGTGTAATTTTTCCGGAATTCAGATCCTGAAAGAATAGATTATTATCTGAAATGAAAGCAATTTTTGTTGCATCAGGTGAGAATCTTGGCTCCTGTACAGGTTTTCCATCATTTAGACTCATTACCTTTCCGGATTTTAAATCTTTCACTTCAAATTTTCCCAGAAAAGAATGTCTGTAGATAGGATGACTTTCTTTAAGCAAAAGGATCTTGGATTCATCATCAGAAAATTCATAGCTTTCAAAGTTTCCGTCTACAATATTTCCCTCCTTTTGAGATGTTTTATAAGAATACTTTGCAATTCCTGTTGGTTCAATAACCAGGTAATTTTCACCGCTTTTCATGGAAGTAATCCCGGCAATGCCTTTGCCACGATAATATCCTGAATATATTTTATCTAAAGTAATTTCCTGTGCAGACACATTATGAAATGCAGCAGCTATAGTAAGAGTTAAAAGTATTTTTTTCATTTCTAATTTTAATGATTCCAAATTTAATAATTCTTACTTACATAGCAATATAAAACAAAGATCAGAACACTAGGTCCTGATCTTGTATGCTAATTTGCTACATGAACTGTCCCTGGATCTCCTGTCTCCGGTGGATAATATCCCTCGGTAGCACAGGTTGGATAAGAAGAATTACACGGAACTTCCTCTGTTCCTCCAATCCACCAGATTCTTAGCTTACAGGTTACCCCATCTACACATCTTCTCATCCCCGGTAAAACTCCGCCATTTACTTCCTTTAATTGTACTCTTGAAATTTTTTTGAAATTTTTCATGGTAAATATTTTTTTATTAGTAACCCTAAGCTAAGTAAAAAATTCATTGAATAGTGAAATTTTAAAAAAAAGATAATTTGGCAGAAAAATTGAATGTATATAATTACAAATCAAATCAAAAATAATAATTATGGAAACGAATGCATACAACCAGAAACTGAACCGCTATGTATTGAACGACCAAATTGTCTATACAGGTTTTTCCAGTTTTGATGATGCCACAGAATATGCTCACAAGAAAGGTGGAATATTGGTGGAAGTGGGGTTTAAGGGCGGTAACGATAACCCTGAGATTATGGATGAAGCTGGGTTGATAGAAAAAAAACTTCATTACTATGTGTATGCAGGCGATGAATACAAGTTTATCCACTCATCTGATCCCGGATTTAGAAAATATGCAGAAGAACTGCAGAAAATTAAGGCAAAGAATGATAAAACAAGTCCCGATGAAAGATATTTTGCCAATTTTGAAATTGAGAATATAGAAGATCCAATCATTGTGATCAAAAATGACCATTTTGAATCGGTAACATCAAGAGAGCGTTCAAAGTATTTGAAACATGCCAAAGTTTATGAATTAGGGGTATCCCTGCCAAAATCTTAAAAAAAATATCATGAGCAAGACAAAATATTCAGA
This genomic interval from Chryseobacterium joostei contains the following:
- a CDS encoding S9 family peptidase, translated to MKKILLTLTIAAAFHNVSAQEITLDKIYSGYYRGKGIAGITSMKSGENYLVIEPTGIAKYSYKTSQKEGNIVDGNFESYEFSDDESKILLLKESHPIYRHSFLGKFEVKDLKSGKVMSLNDGKPVQEPRFSPDATKIAFISDNNLFFQDLNSGKITQISNDGKKNAIINGLADWVYEEEFGHARQYEWTKNSDAIVFVKSDESQVPEIYIPIYGKNLYPGEMRYKYPKAGEKNSIVSAQLYRLDTGKTMQLNLGSFKNYYIPNVLQTAKPDEVVLITSERIQNASDILKVNTKTGGVQKLFTETDDKWIDTDSPTMEFLEDDSFLWASERDGNRHLYWYDKDGKLKKQITKGNWEVTDYYGFNPKSKEIYVQTTEKGSINKVVSKVNIESGKSQLISNAEGNNSANFSKNYNYFIETSSTAAKPYTYVLKDGSGKTVKELQNNNDQLQKLKSDNFVEKEFITIPNAVGDQMNAWVMKPKNFDPNKKYPLFMFQYSGPGSQQVANSWDNGNAMWFNHLVQKGYIVACVDGRGTGYKGAKYKKVTYMNLGKYEIEDQITAAKWFGNQSYIDKGRIGMFGWSFGGYMTSLAMTKGADVFKMGIAVAPVTNWRYYDSVYTERFMRTPQENPDGYDKNSPTEYANLLKGKFLLIHGTADDNVHFQNSMELSEALIQNKKQFDFMAYPDKNHGIYGGQTRPQLYQKMTDFILSNL
- a CDS encoding peptide MFS transporter, which codes for MSLTLDEIQNFKGKYPRQIWSLFFSEMWERFCFYGMRGMLVFFMISQLNFHEKEANLQYGATQAFVYAFTFIGGLFADKILGFRKSLFWGGLLMIVGSLILATDPHKYFFLGIAFTVVGTGFFKPNISSMVGQLYKPNDSRADAGFSLFYAGINLGALLGGYLCIAIGKGEFLSNIIAEEMRWHIAFGLASIVMVISLINFVFTQRTLGTIGLQPGHPLAETKSAPIPKWKEYGVYVLSLVFVPIIMTMVAKTEYTDYFMWTIGPLTLIYLFYEMSKVTAAERKKLWAALVFIIFSIIFWGIYEQSGGSLSIFAAKNLNKDLFGLDPNGVNNSGGAFFIIFLAPLIGLLWIWLNKRKIEPNTIIKFGLGFIFLGLGYYVLFATRLFADLQGITSLNFFTLALLIITLGELCLSPIGLSIMTKLSTKNLQGMMMGMWFLASAYGQYVAGIIGASLATAKKGSTNYDELITYTDGYKQLGLYAVIAGVVLILISPYVKKLMQEVK
- a CDS encoding peptide MFS transporter, yielding MDNIEALSPKPDEFVENKSSRHPKGLWVLFGTEMWERFNFYGMRALLTLFMVNSLLIKEADAAIIYGGFLALCYLTPLLGGFIADKYIGNRFAIIVGGSLMAIGQFLLFISASTFSADIGSAKLIMWLALFVIIFGNGFFKPNISSMVGSLYPKQEKSKLDSAFTIFYMGINIGAFLGQFICPYVGDVKDATTGVRDIFAFKWGFLAASIAMVIGTVTFFILKNKYVVTPEGRPIGGLPKNNSTADFEEGESQTAKFSGGFLAATVGIFVVLFFVFRYLLVGELGFNSVEMGQMIKGIIYPFIYAAGISLAFLIMSSAENKIERQRIWVIYIVSFFIIFFWAAFEQAGSSLTFIADNQTDRNIFGWNMPPSMVQIFNGIFVVLLAFPFSLMWDKLRANGKEPVSPLKQAIGLAVIALSYFIIAHNVKDLGSSGLLAIKWLMLLYFIQTCGELCLSPIGLSLVGKLAPKRFASLLYGVFFISNAAGYALAGSLGALIPATGDKFKKAQEIGVNLQDVLDKKVTLTTEQVAAFEKAQLPLHNPTFVGFEIHNLFEFFMVFVVLCGIASVILGLLSPILKKMMHGVN
- a CDS encoding bacteriocin-like protein; its protein translation is MKNFKKISRVQLKEVNGGVLPGMRRCVDGVTCKLRIWWIGGTEEVPCNSSYPTCATEGYYPPETGDPGTVHVAN
- a CDS encoding peptide MFS transporter, giving the protein MKTKHPKGLPFLFFTEMWERFGYYLILGIFVLYVIEPTGMKGGLGLPDKTADDIFGTYIALTYLTPFIGGFLADRVLGYIKSIYLGGFLMAAGYIGMGVFKDLPLFYASLALIIIGNGFFKPTISTLLGNLYSEEPYKANKDSGYNIFYMGINIGAFICNIIAAFMRNKFGWGEAFITAGVGMLIGMVIFTIGRKHYIHAAQMKPVQEGDTKLSEIMLKVFVPAIVAGGIGWFIPNNIFGSDSTDAFIFACIPVIYFYASLYFKAKPDEKASIGALLSVFLISMFFWAVFKQNGTALTRWANYYTDRSVPASLEKPLEGIYMVEGKSYEDKETPVYDNQFRSQKDDNGDTKKETGKDVYFKNISPEQRAVLEKNPENKVYLYNTELFQSINPFWVIALTPVIVGFWALLRRKGKEPLTPTKIVLGLFISGLSCLVMVLAVMAGENGSIKVSPLWLVASYGVITIGELCLSPMGLSFVSKLSPARITALMMGGFFLANSVGNKLSGILASTWYSYENKTNYFLVNFALLIFATLLGLSMLKRLNKIMKEKGH